One Oncorhynchus kisutch isolate 150728-3 linkage group LG13, Okis_V2, whole genome shotgun sequence DNA window includes the following coding sequences:
- the LOC109902008 gene encoding sterol regulatory element-binding protein cleavage-activating protein isoform X2 — MGSLDAPRHSVLARPPDGRQLTPPPRMTVRERLREKISAAFYRHGLLCASYPVPIILFTSASILACCYPLLRLPLPGTGPVEFTTRVRDYTVPSHEPQGDLGERPDWYRGPPVAYIQQVLVKAAVSPWDSTLVPVDVFRSPLGRVFSLLEEIRNHVHNDGSGVRSLEALCLQVTDLLPGLRRMQTVLPEHGCLLVSPGNYWQNQRELFDSDPDLLKTVHQHEPKGLHTSATLRDLLFGVPVKHTGVSLYSRKRVVTYTITMVLGSYDARFLSSLRARLRQLHPSVNCSLREDHMVHVHFKEEIGMAELIPLVTTYIILFAYIYFSTRKIDMVKSKWGLALAAVVTVLSSLLMSVGLCTLFGLTPTLNGGEIFPYLVVVIGLENVLVLTKSVVSTPVDLEVKLRIAQGLSNESWSIMKNMATELCIILIGYFTLVPAIQEFCLFAVVGLVSDFFLQMFFFTTVLSIDIRRMELADLNRRLPAEAGMPPPKPGPLRPREAPPPPRPSPYTITLQTPAFRNLRLPKRLRVVYFLARTRLAQRFIMVGTVIWIGILAYTDPAGLRTYLAAQVSEQSPLGEGGAGGLPPHLGVASVFPGPGGDPASTLSVLPAPAEPTPLPENQSQGHHGAPREGVPHQAQAPPLVPQISWGAEDEEGWRRLSFRHWPSLFSYYNITLAKRYISILPVIPVTLHLSPREAIETRHPQDTRHPPPPSLKTNDLPADLTLYKVAALGLAAGVLLVLLLFCLYRVLCPRNYGQNGVAHGRRRRGDLPCDDYGYSPPISEISPLLLRGHSMDIECLASDGMLLASCCLAGQIRVWDAQTGDCLTVIPKHGLRRSSSSGCWEQRDGWDAVGVAEPENLGGGTEPGGRVFDEDEGYPLRRRTTPRPALFEDQPDLTPLIDTNFDSQPPSHLLLTPPRDGFDFGGLVERAYLEHEPPSPGLTASYPSPSPPSGPPPQRRRSLGYIQPPVPQGQGTPDWESAVWAMELRGNLIAAGRSSGKLELWDAVEGSLRCSNEDGVSGITALAFLNNRIVAARLDGSLDFFTVDINKPLGLLQYRGPPGRSNIPPSPCYSSEDVISCQLTRSVQCAHQKPITVLRAAAGRVVTGSQDHTVRVYRLEDSCCLFTLQGHSGGITAIYIDQTMVLASGGQDGAICLWDVLTGSRVSHVYGHRGDVTSLVCTTSCVISSGLDDLICIWDRSTGIKLYSIQQEVGCGASLGVISESLLVTGGQGCVSFWDLNFGDLLQTVYLGQSSDGQGVRQLVVLNNAAIVCDFGSELSLVYVPSVLEKLD; from the exons ttACCCCCTGCTGCGGCTGCCTCTGCCGGGGACCGGGCCGGTGGAGTTCACCACACGGGTCCGAGATTATACCGTCCCTTCCCATGAGCCCCAGGGAGACCTCGGCGAGCGGCCTGACTGG TATCGGGGTCCTCCGGTGGCCTACATCCAACAGGTCCTGGTGAAGGCAGCTGTGTCTCCCTGGGACAGTACGCTGGTCCCTGTGGACGTGTTCCGCTCCCCACTGGGCCGCGTATTCAGCCTGCTGGAGGAGATCCGCAACCATGTACACAACGATGG TTCTGGGGTCAGGAGCCTGGAGGCACTCTGCCTGCAGGTGACGGACCTGTTGCCGGGGTTGCGGCGTATGCAGACAGTGCTGCCGGAGCATGGTTGTCTGCTGGTCTCCCCCGGCAACTACTGGCAGAACCAGCGGGAGCTGTTTGACTCTGACCCCGACCTGCTGAAGACCGTCCACCAGCACGAACCCAAAGGACTGCACACCTCCGCCACACTGAGAG acctgCTGTTTGGCGTCCCGGTGAAACACACAGGGGTGAGTCTGTACAGCAGGAAGAGGGTGGTCACCTACACCATCACCATGGTCCTGGGCAGCTACGACGCCAGGTTCCTGTCTAGCCTGCGGGCACGTCTCCGCCAGCTGCACCCCTCGGTGAACTGCAGCCTACGCGAGGACCACATGGTGCACGTGCACTTCAAGGAGGAGATAGGCATGGCCGAGCTCATCCCCCTGGTCACCACCTACATCATACTTTTCGCCTACATCTACTTCTCCACAC GTAAGATTGACATGGTGAAGTCAAAATGGGGCTTGGCGCTGGCTGCCGTGGTAACAGTGCTCAGCTCTCTGCTTATGTCTGTGGGGCTCTGCACCCTGTTCGGCCTGACGCCCACACTCAATGGAGg tgagaTCTTCCCATATCTGGTGGTGGTGATAGGGCTGGAGAACGTCCTGGTTCTCACCAAGTCTGTGGTGTCCACCCCTGTTGACTTGGAGGTCAAACTACGCATCGCTCAGG GCCTTAGTAATGAGAGCTGGTCTATCATGAAGAACATGGCCACAGAGCTGTGCATCATCCTCATAGGATATTTCACCCTTGTGCCTGCtatccag GAGTTCTGTCTGTTTGCTGTGGTGGGCCTGGTGTCTGACTTCTTCCTTCAGATGTTTTTCTTCACCACAGTTCTTTCCATTGACATCCGACGCATggag ttggcCGATCTGAACCGCCGTCTCCCGGCCGAGGCGGGGATGCCCCCTCCCAAACCGGGCCCCCTGCGCCCTCGGGAGGCGCCTCCTCCCCCACGGCCCTCGCCCTACACCATCACCCTGCAGACGCCCGCCTTCAGGAACCTGCGTCTGCCCAAGAGGCTCCGTGTGGTCTACTTCCTGGCCCGCACACGTCTGGCCCAGCGCTTCATCATG GTGGGTACAGTGATCTGGATTGGCATCCTGGCCTACACGGACCCCGCTGGCCTCCGTACCTACCTGGCAGCCCAGGTGTCTGAACAGAGCCCCCTGGGGGAGGGCGGGGCCGGGGGTCTGCCCCCCCACCTGGGAGTAGCCTCGGTCTTCCCTGGACCAGGAGGGGACCCCGCCAGCACCCTCAGTGTCCTCCCTGCCCCCGCTGAACCCACCCCACTTCCAGAGAACCAGTCCCAGGGTCACCACGGGGCCCCCAGGGAAGGAGTACCCCACCAGGCCCAGGCCCCACCCCTGGTGCCCCAGATCAGCTGGGGGGCGGAGGATGAGGAGGGCTGGAGGAGGCTGTCTTTCAGACACTGGCCCTCGCTCTTCAGCTACTATAATATTACTCTGGCCAAGAG ATACATCAGCATCCTGCCTGTCATTCCCGTCACGCTTCACCTGAGCCCCCGGGAGGCCATCGAGACGCGTCACCCCCAGGACACACGCCACCCCCCGCCACCCAGCCTCAAAACTAACGACCTACCCGCAGACCTCACGCTCTACAA ggtagCAGCTCTGGGCCTGGCGGCAGGGGTTCTGCTGGTGCTGCTGCTCTTCTGTCTCTACCGGGTCCTCTGTCCCCGCAACTACGGCCAGAACGGAGTGGCCCATGGACGCCGTCGCCGCGGTGACCTGCCCTGTGACGACTACGGCTACTCGCCACCCATCAGCGAGATCTCCCCCCTGCTGCTGCGTGGACACAGCATG GATATAGAGTGTCTGGCGAGTGATGGCATGCTGTTGGCCAGTTGTTGTCTGGCAGGACAGATCCGTGTGTGGGACGCTCAGACTGGAGACTGCCTCACTGTCATTCCTAAACATGG gCTGCGGCGGAGTAGTAGCAGTGGCTGCTGGGAACAACGGGATGGCTGGGACGCCGTGGGTGTGGCCGAACCTGAGAATCTGGGAGGCGGGACAGAACCAGGGGGCAGGGTTTTCGATGAGGATGAGGGCTATCCCCTCAGGCGGCGGACCACCCCACGCCCGGCCCTCTTTGAGGACCAACCCGACCTCACCCCCCTCATCGACACCAACTTCGACTCCCagcccccctcccacctcctcctcaccCCGCCCAGGGATGGCTTTGACTTCGGTGGGCTGGTGGAGAGAGCCTACCTAGAGCACGAGCCTCCCTCGCCGGGCCTCACTGcctcctacccctctccctcccccccatcGGGACCCCCTCCCCAGAGGAGACGCAGCCTGGGGTACATCCagccccctgttccacagggcCAGGGAACCCCGGACTGGGAAAGCGCCGTGTGGGCCATGGAGCTTCGGGGGAACCTCATCGCTGCTGGGAGGAGCAGCGGCAAACTGGAG CTGTGGGATGCAGTGGAGGGCTCGTTACGCTGCAGTAATGAAGACGGCGTCTCGGGGATCACGGCCCTGGCCTTCCTCAACAACAGGATCGTGGCGGCCAGACTCGACGGCTCTCTAGACTTCTTCACTGTCGACATCAACAAGCCTCTGGGCTTACTGCAGTACAGAG GTCCTCCCGGGCGTAGTAACATACCGCCCTCGCCCTGCTACAGCAGTGAGGATGTGATCTCATGCCAGCTGACGCGCTCGGTGCAGTGTGCCCACCAGAAACCCATCACGGTGCTGCGAGCCGCTGCCGGCAGAGTGGTCACTGGCAGCCAGGATCACACGGTCAGG GTATATCGTCTGGAGGACTCATGCTGTCTCTTCACGCTCCAGGGCCACTCTGGGGGAATCACTGCCATCTACATAGACCAG ACCATGGTTCTGGCCAGTGGGGGGCAGGACGGAGCAATCTGTCTGTGGGATGTGCTGACGGGCAGCCGGGTGAGCCACGTGTACGGTCACCGCGGCGACGTGACCTCGCTGGTGTGCACCACATCGTGCGTGATCAGCAGCGGCCTTGACGACCTCATCTGCATCTGGGACCGCAGCACGGGCATCAAGCTCTACTCCATACAgcag GAGGTGGGCTGTGGTGCTAGTCTGGGGGTCATCTCTGAGTCTCTCCTGGTGACAGGGGGCCAGGGCTGTGTGTCCTTCTGGGACCTGAACTTCGGGGACCTCCTCCAGACGGTCTACCTGGGCCAGAGCAGCGACGGCCAAGGGGTCCGCCAGCTTGTGGTGCTGAACAACGCCGCCATCGTCTGCGACTTTGGCTCCGAGCTCAGCCTGGTCTATGTACCCTCGGTGCTGGAGAAGCTGGACTGA
- the LOC109902008 gene encoding sterol regulatory element-binding protein cleavage-activating protein isoform X1: MAMDCIGSSDAFKLGILGSIVRRSLDAPRHSVLARPPDGRQLTPPPRMTVRERLREKISAAFYRHGLLCASYPVPIILFTSASILACCYPLLRLPLPGTGPVEFTTRVRDYTVPSHEPQGDLGERPDWYRGPPVAYIQQVLVKAAVSPWDSTLVPVDVFRSPLGRVFSLLEEIRNHVHNDGSGVRSLEALCLQVTDLLPGLRRMQTVLPEHGCLLVSPGNYWQNQRELFDSDPDLLKTVHQHEPKGLHTSATLRDLLFGVPVKHTGVSLYSRKRVVTYTITMVLGSYDARFLSSLRARLRQLHPSVNCSLREDHMVHVHFKEEIGMAELIPLVTTYIILFAYIYFSTRKIDMVKSKWGLALAAVVTVLSSLLMSVGLCTLFGLTPTLNGGEIFPYLVVVIGLENVLVLTKSVVSTPVDLEVKLRIAQGLSNESWSIMKNMATELCIILIGYFTLVPAIQEFCLFAVVGLVSDFFLQMFFFTTVLSIDIRRMELADLNRRLPAEAGMPPPKPGPLRPREAPPPPRPSPYTITLQTPAFRNLRLPKRLRVVYFLARTRLAQRFIMVGTVIWIGILAYTDPAGLRTYLAAQVSEQSPLGEGGAGGLPPHLGVASVFPGPGGDPASTLSVLPAPAEPTPLPENQSQGHHGAPREGVPHQAQAPPLVPQISWGAEDEEGWRRLSFRHWPSLFSYYNITLAKRYISILPVIPVTLHLSPREAIETRHPQDTRHPPPPSLKTNDLPADLTLYKVAALGLAAGVLLVLLLFCLYRVLCPRNYGQNGVAHGRRRRGDLPCDDYGYSPPISEISPLLLRGHSMDIECLASDGMLLASCCLAGQIRVWDAQTGDCLTVIPKHGLRRSSSSGCWEQRDGWDAVGVAEPENLGGGTEPGGRVFDEDEGYPLRRRTTPRPALFEDQPDLTPLIDTNFDSQPPSHLLLTPPRDGFDFGGLVERAYLEHEPPSPGLTASYPSPSPPSGPPPQRRRSLGYIQPPVPQGQGTPDWESAVWAMELRGNLIAAGRSSGKLELWDAVEGSLRCSNEDGVSGITALAFLNNRIVAARLDGSLDFFTVDINKPLGLLQYRGPPGRSNIPPSPCYSSEDVISCQLTRSVQCAHQKPITVLRAAAGRVVTGSQDHTVRVYRLEDSCCLFTLQGHSGGITAIYIDQTMVLASGGQDGAICLWDVLTGSRVSHVYGHRGDVTSLVCTTSCVISSGLDDLICIWDRSTGIKLYSIQQEVGCGASLGVISESLLVTGGQGCVSFWDLNFGDLLQTVYLGQSSDGQGVRQLVVLNNAAIVCDFGSELSLVYVPSVLEKLD; encoded by the exons ttACCCCCTGCTGCGGCTGCCTCTGCCGGGGACCGGGCCGGTGGAGTTCACCACACGGGTCCGAGATTATACCGTCCCTTCCCATGAGCCCCAGGGAGACCTCGGCGAGCGGCCTGACTGG TATCGGGGTCCTCCGGTGGCCTACATCCAACAGGTCCTGGTGAAGGCAGCTGTGTCTCCCTGGGACAGTACGCTGGTCCCTGTGGACGTGTTCCGCTCCCCACTGGGCCGCGTATTCAGCCTGCTGGAGGAGATCCGCAACCATGTACACAACGATGG TTCTGGGGTCAGGAGCCTGGAGGCACTCTGCCTGCAGGTGACGGACCTGTTGCCGGGGTTGCGGCGTATGCAGACAGTGCTGCCGGAGCATGGTTGTCTGCTGGTCTCCCCCGGCAACTACTGGCAGAACCAGCGGGAGCTGTTTGACTCTGACCCCGACCTGCTGAAGACCGTCCACCAGCACGAACCCAAAGGACTGCACACCTCCGCCACACTGAGAG acctgCTGTTTGGCGTCCCGGTGAAACACACAGGGGTGAGTCTGTACAGCAGGAAGAGGGTGGTCACCTACACCATCACCATGGTCCTGGGCAGCTACGACGCCAGGTTCCTGTCTAGCCTGCGGGCACGTCTCCGCCAGCTGCACCCCTCGGTGAACTGCAGCCTACGCGAGGACCACATGGTGCACGTGCACTTCAAGGAGGAGATAGGCATGGCCGAGCTCATCCCCCTGGTCACCACCTACATCATACTTTTCGCCTACATCTACTTCTCCACAC GTAAGATTGACATGGTGAAGTCAAAATGGGGCTTGGCGCTGGCTGCCGTGGTAACAGTGCTCAGCTCTCTGCTTATGTCTGTGGGGCTCTGCACCCTGTTCGGCCTGACGCCCACACTCAATGGAGg tgagaTCTTCCCATATCTGGTGGTGGTGATAGGGCTGGAGAACGTCCTGGTTCTCACCAAGTCTGTGGTGTCCACCCCTGTTGACTTGGAGGTCAAACTACGCATCGCTCAGG GCCTTAGTAATGAGAGCTGGTCTATCATGAAGAACATGGCCACAGAGCTGTGCATCATCCTCATAGGATATTTCACCCTTGTGCCTGCtatccag GAGTTCTGTCTGTTTGCTGTGGTGGGCCTGGTGTCTGACTTCTTCCTTCAGATGTTTTTCTTCACCACAGTTCTTTCCATTGACATCCGACGCATggag ttggcCGATCTGAACCGCCGTCTCCCGGCCGAGGCGGGGATGCCCCCTCCCAAACCGGGCCCCCTGCGCCCTCGGGAGGCGCCTCCTCCCCCACGGCCCTCGCCCTACACCATCACCCTGCAGACGCCCGCCTTCAGGAACCTGCGTCTGCCCAAGAGGCTCCGTGTGGTCTACTTCCTGGCCCGCACACGTCTGGCCCAGCGCTTCATCATG GTGGGTACAGTGATCTGGATTGGCATCCTGGCCTACACGGACCCCGCTGGCCTCCGTACCTACCTGGCAGCCCAGGTGTCTGAACAGAGCCCCCTGGGGGAGGGCGGGGCCGGGGGTCTGCCCCCCCACCTGGGAGTAGCCTCGGTCTTCCCTGGACCAGGAGGGGACCCCGCCAGCACCCTCAGTGTCCTCCCTGCCCCCGCTGAACCCACCCCACTTCCAGAGAACCAGTCCCAGGGTCACCACGGGGCCCCCAGGGAAGGAGTACCCCACCAGGCCCAGGCCCCACCCCTGGTGCCCCAGATCAGCTGGGGGGCGGAGGATGAGGAGGGCTGGAGGAGGCTGTCTTTCAGACACTGGCCCTCGCTCTTCAGCTACTATAATATTACTCTGGCCAAGAG ATACATCAGCATCCTGCCTGTCATTCCCGTCACGCTTCACCTGAGCCCCCGGGAGGCCATCGAGACGCGTCACCCCCAGGACACACGCCACCCCCCGCCACCCAGCCTCAAAACTAACGACCTACCCGCAGACCTCACGCTCTACAA ggtagCAGCTCTGGGCCTGGCGGCAGGGGTTCTGCTGGTGCTGCTGCTCTTCTGTCTCTACCGGGTCCTCTGTCCCCGCAACTACGGCCAGAACGGAGTGGCCCATGGACGCCGTCGCCGCGGTGACCTGCCCTGTGACGACTACGGCTACTCGCCACCCATCAGCGAGATCTCCCCCCTGCTGCTGCGTGGACACAGCATG GATATAGAGTGTCTGGCGAGTGATGGCATGCTGTTGGCCAGTTGTTGTCTGGCAGGACAGATCCGTGTGTGGGACGCTCAGACTGGAGACTGCCTCACTGTCATTCCTAAACATGG gCTGCGGCGGAGTAGTAGCAGTGGCTGCTGGGAACAACGGGATGGCTGGGACGCCGTGGGTGTGGCCGAACCTGAGAATCTGGGAGGCGGGACAGAACCAGGGGGCAGGGTTTTCGATGAGGATGAGGGCTATCCCCTCAGGCGGCGGACCACCCCACGCCCGGCCCTCTTTGAGGACCAACCCGACCTCACCCCCCTCATCGACACCAACTTCGACTCCCagcccccctcccacctcctcctcaccCCGCCCAGGGATGGCTTTGACTTCGGTGGGCTGGTGGAGAGAGCCTACCTAGAGCACGAGCCTCCCTCGCCGGGCCTCACTGcctcctacccctctccctcccccccatcGGGACCCCCTCCCCAGAGGAGACGCAGCCTGGGGTACATCCagccccctgttccacagggcCAGGGAACCCCGGACTGGGAAAGCGCCGTGTGGGCCATGGAGCTTCGGGGGAACCTCATCGCTGCTGGGAGGAGCAGCGGCAAACTGGAG CTGTGGGATGCAGTGGAGGGCTCGTTACGCTGCAGTAATGAAGACGGCGTCTCGGGGATCACGGCCCTGGCCTTCCTCAACAACAGGATCGTGGCGGCCAGACTCGACGGCTCTCTAGACTTCTTCACTGTCGACATCAACAAGCCTCTGGGCTTACTGCAGTACAGAG GTCCTCCCGGGCGTAGTAACATACCGCCCTCGCCCTGCTACAGCAGTGAGGATGTGATCTCATGCCAGCTGACGCGCTCGGTGCAGTGTGCCCACCAGAAACCCATCACGGTGCTGCGAGCCGCTGCCGGCAGAGTGGTCACTGGCAGCCAGGATCACACGGTCAGG GTATATCGTCTGGAGGACTCATGCTGTCTCTTCACGCTCCAGGGCCACTCTGGGGGAATCACTGCCATCTACATAGACCAG ACCATGGTTCTGGCCAGTGGGGGGCAGGACGGAGCAATCTGTCTGTGGGATGTGCTGACGGGCAGCCGGGTGAGCCACGTGTACGGTCACCGCGGCGACGTGACCTCGCTGGTGTGCACCACATCGTGCGTGATCAGCAGCGGCCTTGACGACCTCATCTGCATCTGGGACCGCAGCACGGGCATCAAGCTCTACTCCATACAgcag GAGGTGGGCTGTGGTGCTAGTCTGGGGGTCATCTCTGAGTCTCTCCTGGTGACAGGGGGCCAGGGCTGTGTGTCCTTCTGGGACCTGAACTTCGGGGACCTCCTCCAGACGGTCTACCTGGGCCAGAGCAGCGACGGCCAAGGGGTCCGCCAGCTTGTGGTGCTGAACAACGCCGCCATCGTCTGCGACTTTGGCTCCGAGCTCAGCCTGGTCTATGTACCCTCGGTGCTGGAGAAGCTGGACTGA